In Brassica napus cultivar Da-Ae chromosome A3, Da-Ae, whole genome shotgun sequence, the sequence AGGATTGTCAGATTAGTTTTTTTACATGAGATGTGGTTGTATGTAGTTTCAACTATTTACATTGATTTTTGCGTCAGTTATGAAACGTTTGAGATGCAGACGTAATGATTGCAATCATAATTGGGAGGGAGGAGAGGAATTATTGAATGAGAGAAGCAATTACCTTACATTTAGGGAATATTAAGAGTCTCACATCGTGTAATAACATGATCTTTGGGCAATATATAAGTGTATGGATAATCCTCCACTTATGAGCTAACTTTTGGGTGTAAATTAATAGGGAAGAAGAACATAGATAGATTCCAACGCCTCTGAATTATATGAACTGTTAAAGAAAATACACCCGacggaggaagaggaagacatAAAGTCAAGGATTTGGATGGACGGTTTGTTAGATACAGTGTAGGACCCACAATAAAGAGGGGATTGCTGACGTGGACACCTTTAGAAAATAGCAAAACTCAACTATTATAATACAGATTTATAactatttaacaaaaatatataaagatttgacataataaaaaaaagatatgaaactAAAAGTCTATATTTAAGACAAAAGATGGTGTGATCCTCAGAAGGTTCTAATCAGAGTGAAAGCATTGAATGAAGAGTGAAATGAGTATTCTGGTCTATTCTCAGTTCATCAATACATGGGTGACATGGTTTCAATGTTTAATGGTTCATCGTCAGTCATCAATAATCATGTTTAATCGTGAAAGCACTCTAAATCCAGTAATTTAACTGATAGTTCACTAATATTCTACATTAGCAGGTTTGAATTTCAGGTCCTTAAGAATGTGAAATATGCAGATTAATAAAGCAAATGCTTTCATGAAATTTTCATCATAATGCAAGGAGTACCATCAGACGTAGACATAGATCTTGTAAGACGTTTAAAGTTATACAGTCATATGTGATTACTAATAAGACAGTAAGAATTTTCGGTTGtaaaatcgtctatgtaatatttctacaATAGTATAATTAactaatgttaaaaaaaaaccatgttTAATCTGTCATTTCTTCATCACCATCATCCGATTGCTACCACTTCTTCTACCACCAACTTCTACCACCAATGCAAAACTCCAGCATTTTCAAACCAACCCGGCTCCTAGTTTTTGCAACCATGCTTTAGTTTTCccttaattaaattttagaaacgGATTATCCGAGTTCTTTCCACAGCTGTACACATTTTCCTTTATGAAATCACCATTACACTAACATGAACTTCATCAAACCACCAAGaattaaaccaatgaaaagAACTTGTAAAGATTTTGCATCTAATCTggacaaaacaaagaaacaataaCATTTTAATTCTTAATTTCAAAAGAGACACTTCGCCTTAACATGAACATATCATAGATCTCTCAAATGAGTAGAGAGCTATGAACTCTCctaagaagaaagagacaaaacaTCCATCATCAATAGAATGAGAtcatataacaaataaaaatagaagAGATGATGAAAATATAATGGAAATGAAAAGATAAGAAACCTAAACATAATATACTTCAAATATCACTAGAAGACAAAATCGTCTGTGCAAAGACGAAGTCTGTCGAAATGGAATCAAATTCTGATTACATCAAAAAATTTATAGTAAAAATGGACAATTaatatctttctctctttgaaTGAATGTGGGAAAGAAGTGAGATAGATtctttgcttttgttttcttttgccaACCGAAGTTTTTTCTTCAACTTATTTACTTTCTAAACTTTCACGCATTTTGACTATTTAGTTTCTCTTTTATTCTTCGAAAATTGATCAATATTATAAGTTTATCtatattgaatttaatatattaccatattttaCTTTCTTTGTTATTTACTATGCCGTCATAACTTTGAAAGATTGATTTTGTTGCCAACCGAAGGTTTTTTCTTCAACTTATTTAGTTTCTAATTTTTCACGCATTTTGACTATctagtttctcttttattatTCGAAACATTGACTACTATTATAAGTTTACCTTTATTGAATTTAGTTTATTACCATATTTCACTTTCTTTATTATTTACTATGTTGccataactttatatatatcattGTGTTGAATCGTacttttgtttatataaatatgattgccATGGTTTAAAACTGTATATTCGATATAAGCTCAAAAGAGTGTGCATACCTATTAAAAAGTGAGAAAGTGAATACTTGCACCGGGTGGTTTCAGAAGAAAGAATATTTTATTCATATCCTCGAAAATCCTTGTCGAAATCATGAATAATGGTaagatattttcataaatttcatatgttcatatatatatcgttCATTATTGGCATGTCAtcgtaattttattttaaatagtcaAATTTCAATATTGCATTAGATCtattataatttagtttttctttaaaataaattttttatattgttatagCATTTTCATTTAGATAATTCCCCATACATATATTCTTTTGGGATTGGCATTCTGTATTTGGATATGATTTGGTTTATAATAAATCCGTTCATGTTTGATTTTGTTGTAGAATgcataataaactttttaaataatactaTAGCTTTagcatttaaaaatatattaatttataatattgttacattgatttttttttcacataATACAGATTCAATTCAAATAATTCAGAATgtaatcattatgttgtttcaaattttataaatcttgGTTTGGATTAAAACTGATTATCATGATTTGTTTATGTTCTTTTATCCCTGTctttctatttgatttttagGTTACgtgataaaatgtttttttatacgcAAGATATGAAACATaagttttttcttcaaaaaaaaatttctctccCAGAAGTTAGATTTTCTCATGTCATTTCTGTTTTATCTAAATGTAGTATTGGAAATAGCATAATTAATTGCATTATCTATTAAGCAGGATCTGAGATTTTAGgagttttaaacatttttaagaaggttggttttaaaaatatatatttaatttaagggcttatttgccaaataaccaaaaaaaatgaaaaattatattttgggaGAGAGAGTAGAAAGAGATATGAAGAGAAAGTAGAAGAGAGGGAGGAATTTTAGTTAgttattgtatttaaatttttttcatgtATATAGGGTGCAATTTTCCATAATTTAAAGGTCTTTtactttgtaaaaaaatatcaaaaattttgGATACCAAAGCCATTGTTTCATCGGCCTGATCCGGCCCAGCTATAAGTTTTGGCCAAACTTTTGATTGGATATTGTGTTACACgtgctttatttatttatttattttggtcaaacacGTGCTTTATTTATAGGACATCATGTTAAACGTTATCTAGTTAGGTTTGTGTCTGAGATACTATCACATTCTCTGCCTCCTTGAGAAAGCCCTCTAACCCTTCTTTTGTCTTTCTCTTCCCATTGATCTCAGAAACACCAAGAATCTCGCGTGCATGTTTCTGTCCCACACATGCTGACCTCGTCAACATCCTTCGCAAGCGAATCGATAAAGGGGAACGCTCTAGTCTCATAACCGACAATCATATTCTGTACAAGACAGCACCATGGCTTTTCCAACACGTAAGACATGTTAGCTTCAATGAGAACGAGTGGTATTACTACGTCACGAGGAAACAACTTCCGGCGATGACGAGAAAACCTGACTCGTGGAGACCGTGCCGTAAGGTTGGATGGTCAGGGACATGGAAGACATCTGGTTTGAATGAGGTTATCGACGAAAAAGGAGTTAGGGTCGGTTCTATGCACTATGCAAGCTTCCAGGCCAATGTTGAAACAAAGAAAGATGGGATAAAGACTGGTTGGCTGATGCATGAGTTTCTTTTGGATAGACCGGGTTTTCAAGAACTGGTTCTCTGTAGAATCAAGTTTAGACCGGGTAAAGACAATGCTCAATATACTCCAATATTCGCACCTATAGTGATCGGACAGCCACAACCGCCACCGGTGGAGACACATCAAGATCCGGGCACGGAACACCAAGGGATAATGGGACAAGACTCAAACTATCCATTACTGAATGAAGACATGGGGGAATATGGTCAAGATTTTGGAGATTTGGTTGACAACCAATGCCAGTATTTAGTACAAGAGACGATGGAACGTCTCCAGATTCCAATGATGATGAATCAAGCCTTGAATGAGGAGCAAGAGTGGAATGGGTATTGTAGTCCATCCTTGGCTCAACAGTATTTTGGAAAAGACATGGTTCCAATGACACAACACTTGGATGCTCAACATCAACATTTTGGAAGCATGTTTGAACATCAAGGCTTGGGTTCTTCTGCTCAGTTTTTTGGAGAATCTTCAGGTCAGCAGCAAAACCATATTCTTGGAACACAAGCAACCACCTATCACTCACTTATGGAGGAGGAGCAGCATCAAGATTTTGGTTCTTCTGCTCTGTTTTTGGCTCAAAACAATCAGTCTTTGAGACAGAACAATGATCTCTTAGCTCCCGGACAGCTATCTGCTCAGCAACAGCTTTTGAGGCAAAACTCAAACTTGTCTCTTACGCAACAGCAAAACCAGATTTTTGGAGAAGACACCTATCTCTCTCCAATGGAGCAGCAGCTTTCGCAAATTCATTATTCACAGGTTCCAGTTATGGTGAATCAAGCCTTCGAGGTGCAGCAGCATGTTCCATGGTCGGCTCAGCCATATGCTGAATTTAATGGACAGAACAACACACTCCCAACTGTTCCTATGACGACTCAACAACAACAGGACAATACCGTCAGAAGTTTACCTGCTCAGCTACAGCCTGAAGAACAAGACAATGCTCCTTTGAAGAATCAAACCATGGAAGAACAAGCTGCATATCTTCCAATGAACCAAGGCATCAATGAGCCACATGGAGGCATTGTTGGCTATCTTTAACTGCTACTCTGACAAACTGCAAAACTCCAAAGTTTCTCTTTAACTTCCTTTTGTCTTAttaatgttgtttaaaataatGCTTTCAGTtcatgtttttgttgttttttgttgtttttgttgtttttttgttgttttttgttgttcATGTTGTTCAAattcatgttttcaaaaaaagaaaagaaaaaattaatgtttgattttgttatttatgtCCCCATTACTAATTTCAATTGTTACCTTTTCCAACTCTCATCTTTTTTTTCATTGTAACTATCTTTGATTTTTTCCCATAGCCTTCCTATAGATTGATTATTACTACAAATTGGTTCTTCAGATATTTCTAAATACACACGACATAATAATTCATCTTCATGTTGATTGAACGATGAGCCTTTactctttttcatatttttagcaaataaaaagattattGAATGTGATATTTTAAATTACTTGGAACCTATTATTTATAGGTGAAAACGAATGGATAAAACTTTAAATGAGTGGTCACAATTCAGTTTTACAATTTTCTTATCTAATATGTTGGGTAGATTATACAAGATTCTAACCCAATGGTTGATGCCATGAGAAATCTAGTGAATGGTGTagactaaatattaaatattttatatgatatttggaTAGGATAATAATCCAACAATTGGTAACATATAATATCTAGAGAATGGTATAGATTAAATATTCAAGATTCTTAGATGATATTAGAAAAGATTTTAATCCAACGGTTGATGGAAAATGAAATCTAGTGAATGGTATAGATTAAATATTCCAAAAATTCTATCTTCTTAAATAGTAAatttatatctataaaaatactcggtttcattaatttttatctcgtaatttacaaataaaaagaaaagacggTCATTTTATCACTTCTAAATTCACTAATTAATCATATATgtaactattatgtaaataataataacgaATAGTATggtattttaagaaaatatgattTCGTTTATCATTTTGAGTCGTTTGAAGTTGCATTTGCTTGAATTATGTGTttaaagttgaatatatcttcttcttcttttttgagaaAGGACTTGTTTAAAGTTGAAGTTATGTAATGGTTATGgttgaaaacatgtttttagtaacataaaaaaataccattatatatatacaagcctttgaatccaaaatatatatcacAATAGTAGGTGTAAGGCTACCAAGAGATCCTCTTTCGTTTCATAATCCTTGCTAGAACAAATACCAACCATAAACGACGActaagggtctgactggtttaACTGTTGCGGTTGCGGTCATTTGCAGATGCGGATAGTTACGGTTTTAAGCATTATTAAGAGATTTGGTACGTCGGTTAAAAATTGATGTGTTTGTGAGATAATTATGACTGATTAACTACCAAATGAATCAATGgttaaatcataaattaattatatttacattttatataactataaaatattaaaatcatattatgataataaatataaaattgatatttataaaattatattattaatttattaaaaaattatagaagatattttggctttagatttttatgatacaaattaaaatataatatatagttttagtaaatttattatgttataaaagtaagtatccacaaaataatattaaaaaacatttcaaattcatagaaaactataaaaaaaattaaaagaaaaaaaatactgatagttaaaacaaaaatatgaaaaacatagttactaaaattctaaaattaattCTAGTAAATTAATGATACTGTGTTTCTTCTAGTTATGTTTTGAACTCTCTATATAATCATGTTTTGAAAGCAAAAAATGTGAAATCATTTGTTTGATTGCATCTGCTTGTTTCGGTAGAAAGCAGAGTAAACTGAAAAGTGTCGTACTATAAATAAGATGCTAGTTTGTGGACGCACTCTAAAATATTAATGGGCCTTAAGAGAATTCACTAGGTtgataaaacccaaaaaaaaaacaaagaaagtagAATAAAGTTTTGAAGTCCATACGCGGGCAATAACACGTCAACACATCATCGGTAACTAAAGAGATCATGACCCCCGACTAATTCTGCCATAGAGACCAACGCCATTCACCTAGGCTTCGATCACCAGCTCGCTTGTCATTAGGTCACCAACTTCCTTGACTGTCAAACACTGGCATGTGTCCATTCCCGCAGGGGCGGAGAACCCGTTGTTGTCTTTGTTGTGCTATCGGAGGCTCTGAGAAAGTCGTGGGGATGACATCAAATTTGCATGGCCCTTATGGACTGAACCGAGAGCTTCCAGTAGCATAGCTAAGACAACAACGAATTTTCCATCCTTACAGAGATCGAATGACAGAAATCTAAGATATGTGAAATCAAAGAACATTAATTTATTTCGATGTGAATAATTTAGCATGAATCTAATTCCATAAGCGGGATTACCACCTCGTAGCATGTTGGTCCTAGATGTCTAGCTAGTCAACTGCTGCACCTCAACGCATTTCAGAGAGAACCCAGATAGCTATGGTTCGAGTGGCATTTCATCTTATGGATCCTAAGTATAATCAAATAGGTGACACTCGGCGTTGCCAGCTTATTTAAATGGTCTCAAGAAGCTGAATTCTGGTAGGTACAATTACAATGTCTTCAAAATCTTCATAAAAGTTGTCCCTGGAATTTTGGTGTGacttgaaacaaaataaaaaatagagatcaatatattttatcataaaatgaaaacagaaaacaaattCACAGAAATACTTTCAAATACGAAGTGATAACCAATTGATAAAACACAAGCTTTTTCACAAAAGAAAACTAATAGTCTACATCTTTTGAATTGggttttcaatttatttatcaGGCTACTAAATTGTTATGTTATTTAACCCTCTAAACTTAGTTTAAGTTAATAAATAACAAATGCAATgtgaattttatatgattattaaaaatagtatatataatgtatttagattttttgttttaggGGATCTATAAAAACGAGGAGTCGGCACAATGTACGCGTTAATGAATGAGTGGACAAAAATTAGAAAAGTCCTTTACAAAATAGGCAAAATACTCACAAAAAAGTGTATTCAGAATATTTTTTCAGTGGCTAACAAATCGTCTTTCTAAAACTAATTCACAATGCCCTCGTGGAGAGCACTGATTAGTTCGCCTTCCATATAAATTTCATTGGGTCGGTCTAACCTACTATTAATTATCTTATGAACGTTCTTAGCAGATTTTGCAACATATACTGCTTTTCACTaattgatattatatatatttatagtatgCCTTCTGTTCAATGTATTAGGTCAAGAGAGGATGGtgctcaaaaaaaaagtcaagagAGGATAAATGGTTTGTTAAGACTTTTGCTTTTAAATGCTTTTAAAACCATATATTTGGCAAATTCACTACCaccaatttaaaattattatatgatgCTTTCCTTTAAATGTAGCATGAAGGTTCGATAAAACGACCTGATAATACAAAGATTTCAAAagaaatgaaacaaaagaaaaatgaaattaaaaaaaaaaaatgaaattacaaACTAAAAATGTCCACAATCAAttcgtttaatttttatttaatctgtaaaatattgaattaaatGTAATGGTCTAATGGTAGTGTAAAAGGTTGATTTTTCTGGTTTGGGTTAAAACTTCTTTGGAAGATTACTTTCTAAATCTGAATATGtaaaatttgattatatatataaattataaaccaaatatTCGAGTTTTCAATAACATAAAATTAGAATAATacgtttattaatttttataattttgtaatcattaaAAATATGCAACACTCCAAAAGTGAATtttcaaaaagagaaaaaaaaaaaaacactccaaaACCGTTTTATTATTAGTTGAGCAAAAATAGGTATAACCGTATAAAACAAGAGACTAGTGTGTTACCAAAAAACAAGATACTACTACTGACGTAAGATTCAGGACTTACAAAAAAACAAGTACTTGAAACTCCTTTAGCTTGTGAAATAAAATCTCTGTCTGAACAGCAGGACGTGCGATTTTCCAGTACTATTAATCAAAGCCGCCCATTTGCCTTCGCAGACAGCAAAAGCCGACTAACAACTCAAGCGTCCGTGtcgacaaaataaaataaaataaaaaatcgagCATTACTGTTTTTCCAGTGACGATAGAATTGAAGAATAGATTTTAGTATTTCCTCCATTTCgatagaaataatattttaagtgatgttttgttgtgttat encodes:
- the LOC111214410 gene encoding uncharacterized protein LOC111214410, which codes for MKKSKGSSFNQHEDELLCRVYLEISEEPICSNNQSIGRLWEKIKDSYNEKKDESWKR